The Desmonostoc muscorum LEGE 12446 genome includes a region encoding these proteins:
- a CDS encoding S66 peptidase family protein — MTIKRRQFLTTSGLATLATQIPLLTAQGKLSLNTVIKPPRLQIGDTVGLIAPASIVDAQDIEAAQKSISQLGLKVKLGKHILDRYGYLAGRDGDRANDVNSMFSDRSIKAIIAMRGGWGCNRILPLLNYSLIRSHPKILIGYSDITTLLLAINARSQVITFHGPVATSTWNQFTVDYFKRIVFNGETLTIQNSNNNEVRVEIIAPGKARGKLIGGNLSVLSAMVGSPYLPSWNKSILFVEEIGEDVYRVDRMLTQLKTAGILNQIAGFVFGQCTNCKPGDEPSFTLIQVLQDHILPLGIPAWYGSMIGHIKDKFTLPIGVEVEIDANVGRIRMLESAVNFE; from the coding sequence ATGACTATCAAGCGCCGGCAATTTCTCACAACCTCTGGACTCGCTACCTTAGCCACCCAGATACCACTGCTTACGGCTCAAGGTAAGCTATCCCTAAACACCGTCATCAAGCCACCACGTCTACAAATCGGCGATACCGTGGGATTAATCGCTCCTGCGAGTATCGTTGACGCCCAAGACATCGAAGCAGCACAGAAATCAATTTCACAATTAGGCTTAAAAGTCAAGCTAGGGAAGCATATTTTAGATCGTTATGGTTATTTAGCAGGTAGGGATGGCGATCGCGCCAATGATGTAAACTCGATGTTTAGCGATCGCTCCATCAAAGCAATAATTGCCATGCGTGGTGGTTGGGGCTGTAATCGCATTTTACCCCTACTAAACTATTCATTAATTCGCTCCCACCCCAAAATCCTCATCGGGTACAGCGATATTACTACTTTATTATTGGCAATTAATGCCCGTAGTCAGGTGATTACTTTTCACGGCCCAGTTGCCACATCTACCTGGAATCAGTTTACAGTCGATTACTTCAAGCGCATCGTATTTAATGGTGAAACCCTCACCATACAAAATTCCAACAATAACGAAGTGCGAGTGGAAATCATAGCACCGGGAAAAGCTAGGGGTAAACTTATCGGTGGAAACCTATCAGTATTGTCAGCGATGGTAGGTTCACCTTATCTACCTTCCTGGAACAAAAGTATCTTATTTGTAGAAGAAATTGGCGAGGATGTTTACCGTGTAGATAGGATGTTAACCCAGTTAAAAACTGCTGGCATACTTAACCAAATTGCTGGCTTTGTCTTTGGGCAATGCACTAATTGTAAACCTGGGGATGAACCATCATTTACCTTAATTCAAGTATTGCAAGACCATATACTTCCTTTAGGAATTCCTGCTTGGTACGGTTCAATGATTGGTCATATTAAAGATAAATTTACCTTGCCTATTGGTGTAGAAGTAGAAATAGATGCCAATGTTGGAAGAATACGAATGTTAGAATCGGCTGTCAATTTTGAATAA
- a CDS encoding dynamin-like GTPase family protein encodes MSDLPLQCKNLKQQVESILQLLQQEPTLRSQDITFVQTSLNKAISPKFEIVFAGAFSAGKSMLINALLERELLYSAEGHATGTECKIEYAELDKERVVLTFLSEAEIREQAVFLCQQLGFKTVANINQADVINLLRQGCEAIVQQEGGESKSERGKQAKALILLLEGYMANRDRINTVNNATYSMEQFNFSNLKEAAGYARRGSNSAVLKRIEYYCNHPLLQDGNVIIDTPGIDAPVEKDAQLTYAKIQHPDTSAVVCVLKPASAGDMTKEETQLLELMRENGGVRDRVFYIFNRIDETWYNTQLRQRLDDLINGQFRDTSRVYKTSGLLGFYGSQIKQTSPKDRFGLDSCFAESVKSLDGKEETPQFVYAFNNYCVNSGKLSSTKFRVSVNGFETPNHNYVRILGDWGNELIEQLIEDSGIEEFRTAITRYLTEEKRLQLFKNLANDLGDVCIKMKKHYQSLQRNLDSQPQEIETMKAQELQRLNQQLQQIGKDYNQHITEEVNLIITSSCDVFEADFKQLQSRMIRRLDELLDTFSVAYAYRRATISHPRNATAPLLAILVEAFYYLANQLEDILIESSQQIVANFFQRLLEKIRKSEYYRQLYRLLDNDGGIEQEIRNLEKLVTQAVVSAASVECDRFVRESPRFYDEGTFSIYQFRQTLLQTSQTYDAESIVEAEPAIRQLLKLDFEPKVSQTIRKSFRQTINQILKTQLLPMAEQQADDILQQYPQARAYLEKTLEQEAETKIAANRRLLNVLEENIETYNSAASSINLCLQAMQLSDHFLPVIGDVEFMYFHPDLLDTDGRFATNGFAISDGLVDGLQDVSHE; translated from the coding sequence ATGTCAGATTTACCGCTTCAGTGCAAAAATTTGAAACAACAAGTGGAGTCTATATTACAACTTTTACAGCAAGAACCAACCCTACGTTCTCAAGATATTACATTTGTACAAACTTCTTTAAATAAGGCGATTTCTCCCAAGTTTGAGATTGTGTTTGCAGGTGCATTTAGTGCCGGAAAATCAATGCTCATCAATGCACTCTTGGAGAGAGAATTACTCTATAGTGCAGAGGGACATGCTACAGGTACAGAATGCAAAATCGAATATGCAGAATTAGATAAAGAACGCGTTGTTTTAACATTTTTAAGTGAAGCGGAAATTCGGGAACAAGCAGTTTTTTTGTGTCAGCAACTAGGATTTAAGACAGTAGCTAATATCAACCAAGCTGATGTAATTAACTTGCTGCGTCAAGGTTGTGAAGCTATTGTTCAGCAGGAAGGTGGTGAAAGTAAATCAGAACGTGGAAAACAAGCCAAGGCGTTAATCTTGTTGTTAGAAGGATATATGGCAAACCGCGATCGCATCAACACTGTTAATAATGCTACATATTCAATGGAGCAATTTAACTTTTCTAACCTCAAGGAAGCTGCTGGATATGCGCGTCGTGGTAGTAATAGCGCGGTATTGAAGCGGATAGAATATTACTGCAACCATCCTTTGCTACAAGATGGAAATGTAATTATCGATACGCCGGGCATCGATGCGCCAGTGGAGAAAGATGCACAGCTAACTTATGCGAAAATTCAACATCCCGACACTTCGGCGGTGGTATGTGTGCTAAAACCTGCTTCTGCTGGTGACATGACAAAAGAAGAAACACAACTTTTGGAATTAATGCGGGAAAATGGAGGAGTACGCGATCGCGTTTTCTATATCTTCAACCGAATTGATGAGACTTGGTACAATACTCAGCTACGGCAACGATTGGATGATTTAATTAATGGGCAGTTTCGGGATACAAGTAGGGTTTATAAAACTAGTGGATTACTAGGATTTTATGGCAGTCAGATTAAGCAAACAAGTCCAAAGGATAGATTTGGTTTAGATTCTTGTTTTGCGGAAAGCGTCAAAAGTTTAGATGGTAAAGAAGAAACACCACAATTTGTCTATGCATTTAACAACTATTGTGTAAATTCTGGAAAGCTATCTTCCACAAAATTTCGTGTCTCTGTTAACGGTTTTGAAACGCCCAATCACAATTATGTACGGATTCTGGGAGATTGGGGAAATGAACTCATAGAACAACTAATTGAAGATAGTGGAATTGAGGAATTTCGCACAGCCATTACTCGCTATTTGACTGAAGAAAAACGTCTCCAATTATTTAAGAATCTTGCTAATGATCTGGGAGATGTTTGTATCAAAATGAAAAAACATTACCAGAGTCTGCAACGAAATTTAGATAGTCAGCCACAAGAAATTGAAACGATGAAGGCGCAAGAATTACAACGCCTGAATCAGCAACTCCAGCAAATTGGTAAAGACTATAATCAGCATATCACAGAAGAAGTTAACCTAATAATTACTAGTTCTTGTGATGTTTTTGAAGCTGATTTTAAGCAATTACAATCACGGATGATTCGTCGTCTAGATGAGTTACTAGATACTTTTTCCGTAGCTTATGCTTATCGACGTGCAACAATCAGTCACCCTCGCAATGCTACTGCACCTTTACTGGCGATTTTAGTCGAGGCATTTTATTACTTAGCAAATCAATTAGAAGATATTTTAATCGAATCTTCTCAGCAAATAGTTGCAAACTTTTTCCAGCGGTTGCTTGAAAAAATTCGTAAATCAGAATATTATCGCCAATTGTATCGTTTATTAGATAATGATGGCGGCATTGAACAAGAGATTAGAAATTTAGAAAAACTAGTGACTCAAGCAGTAGTGAGTGCAGCTAGCGTAGAGTGCGATCGCTTTGTGCGAGAAAGTCCCAGATTTTATGACGAAGGCACTTTTTCTATATATCAATTTCGCCAGACTTTATTACAAACTTCCCAAACTTACGACGCCGAAAGTATCGTTGAAGCAGAACCAGCAATTAGGCAATTATTGAAATTAGATTTTGAACCAAAAGTTTCCCAAACTATTCGCAAATCTTTCCGCCAAACCATCAACCAAATCCTGAAAACTCAGTTATTACCAATGGCGGAGCAACAAGCAGATGACATTTTGCAGCAGTACCCACAGGCGCGTGCTTATTTAGAGAAAACACTCGAACAAGAAGCTGAAACCAAAATTGCGGCTAACCGACGATTATTGAATGTTCTGGAAGAAAACATTGAAACATATAATTCGGCCGCTTCTAGTATCAATCTTTGTTTACAGGCAATGCAATTATCTGACCATTTTTTGCCTGTCATTGGTGATGTGGAATTTATGTACTTTCACCCTGATTTATTAGATACTGATGGCAGATTTGCCACTAATGGATTTGCGATTTCAGATGGGTTAGTTGATGGATTACAAGATGTTTCCCATGAATAA
- a CDS encoding response regulator, whose translation MQPSLALDSLNILVVEDDDDIRFFLTTVLEADGATIVAVPSAAAALEVLPQLQPDILISDIGMPDEDGYTLIRKIRALTPDMGGQVLAIALTAYGDRESRIRALEAGFHTHVSKPVFPEELVEIVANLFASCNW comes from the coding sequence ATGCAACCTTCTCTGGCTCTTGATAGCTTAAATATTCTCGTAGTTGAGGATGATGATGATATTCGCTTTTTTCTGACTACAGTGTTGGAAGCAGATGGAGCCACCATCGTAGCAGTTCCATCAGCCGCGGCAGCACTGGAAGTGTTACCCCAATTGCAACCTGATATCTTAATTTCTGATATAGGTATGCCTGACGAAGATGGCTACACTTTAATCCGAAAAATACGTGCGCTCACGCCAGATATGGGTGGACAAGTCCTAGCTATTGCCTTAACTGCCTATGGCGATCGCGAGAGTCGTATTCGCGCTTTGGAAGCTGGCTTTCACACTCATGTATCTAAACCAGTTTTTCCAGAAGAACTAGTTGAGATTGTCGCTAATTTGTTTGCTTCTTGTAATTGGTAA
- a CDS encoding polysaccharide deacetylase family protein translates to MKTKPKANKPIASLSLDLDNIWSYLKNQGAPGWESFPSYLDIAVPRFLEILQQWNLTITVFIVGQDAALEKNHKAIQAIANAGHEIGNHSFHHDPWLHLYSENEIEEEVALAEEHIKRVTYQHPVGFRGPGYSFSPAVLKVLARRGYEYDASTFPTILGPIARAYYLMTCKLSKEERKKREALFGSFKDGLQPLKPYQWNMGKDKLTEIPVTTMPIFKVPIHFSYIMYLTKFSSDLALFYLRIALWLCKLTRTQPSLLLHPTDFLSQEDVPELSFFPGMNVPTYKKLAVVNKSLELISTQFNVLTVGQHANSVAGVRKLPVLVPHKR, encoded by the coding sequence ATGAAAACCAAGCCAAAAGCAAATAAACCAATAGCCAGTCTGTCTTTAGACTTAGATAATATTTGGTCTTATCTGAAAAATCAAGGCGCTCCGGGTTGGGAGAGTTTCCCTTCTTACTTGGATATTGCAGTACCCCGTTTTCTAGAAATTCTCCAGCAATGGAATTTGACAATCACAGTATTCATTGTCGGTCAAGATGCAGCCCTGGAAAAGAATCACAAAGCAATACAAGCGATCGCCAACGCCGGTCATGAAATTGGCAATCATTCATTCCATCACGATCCCTGGCTACATCTGTATTCCGAGAATGAAATTGAAGAAGAGGTAGCGCTGGCCGAAGAACATATCAAGCGCGTCACTTATCAACATCCTGTAGGCTTCCGGGGGCCTGGATACAGTTTTTCCCCAGCGGTGTTGAAAGTCTTAGCGCGACGCGGGTACGAATATGATGCTTCAACTTTTCCGACAATTTTGGGGCCAATAGCACGAGCTTATTATTTGATGACGTGTAAACTGAGCAAAGAAGAACGCAAAAAACGGGAAGCTTTGTTTGGCAGTTTCAAAGACGGTTTGCAGCCTCTAAAACCTTACCAGTGGAACATGGGTAAGGATAAACTGACTGAAATTCCTGTTACCACCATGCCAATTTTTAAGGTGCCAATTCACTTCAGCTACATCATGTATCTGACTAAATTTTCTAGCGATTTAGCATTATTTTACTTAAGAATTGCCTTGTGGCTGTGTAAACTTACACGCACCCAACCTTCTTTGCTACTCCATCCTACAGATTTTTTAAGTCAAGAAGATGTGCCAGAGTTATCATTTTTTCCTGGGATGAATGTCCCCACCTACAAAAAACTGGCAGTGGTGAATAAAAGTTTAGAACTTATATCTACTCAGTTCAATGTTTTGACTGTTGGACAACACGCCAACTCCGTGGCTGGTGTTCGGAAACTACCTGTACTAGTACCTCATAAAAGGTAA
- a CDS encoding YcjF family protein produces MPLSRIVTLIVGLIVILGLALWLIDSLSRLYWQLSYSPLLGNLLLLLLIVLIGALVAAFVYYVLVLQKGEKRSRRTRSRVTPAQIPAGKSDAASTTLQAVRQQVAQIQDEVARQALLSRSREIEANLARGEIQVVVFGTGSAGKTSLVNAVMGRMVGQVDAPMGTTQVGETYCLRLKGLERKILITDTPGILEAGVAGTEREQMARELATAADLLLFVVDNDLRRSEYEPLRGLAEIGKRSLLVLNKTDLYTDEDKEAILARLRQRVRGFIATNDVVAIAANPQSAQLETGEPFQPEADIVPLLRRMAAVLRAEGEDLVADNILLQSLRLGDEARKLIDGQRRRQADKIVERFQWIGAGVVSVTPIPVVDLLATAAVNAQMVVEIGRVYGCELNMERGRELALSLAKTIASLGIVKGAIQLLSTALQLNVATFIIGRAIQGVTAAYLTRIAGKSFIEYFRHDQDWGDGGMTEVVQRQFQINRRDEFIKAFIQEAIARVVKPLQDKSEVVEHDEEVQD; encoded by the coding sequence ATGCCTCTGTCACGCATCGTAACGCTGATTGTTGGTCTAATCGTCATTTTAGGACTAGCTTTATGGCTAATTGATTCGCTATCACGGCTTTACTGGCAATTGTCCTATTCGCCGTTGTTAGGCAATTTGCTGCTGTTGCTGCTGATTGTGCTGATTGGAGCGTTGGTTGCGGCTTTTGTTTATTATGTATTAGTGCTTCAGAAGGGGGAAAAGCGATCGCGCCGCACTCGTTCTCGTGTAACTCCAGCCCAAATTCCGGCGGGCAAATCTGATGCGGCTTCTACGACTCTCCAAGCTGTGCGTCAACAGGTAGCCCAAATTCAAGATGAAGTCGCACGCCAAGCTTTATTAAGTCGATCGCGGGAAATTGAAGCCAATCTAGCACGGGGTGAAATTCAAGTGGTGGTGTTTGGTACCGGGAGTGCTGGCAAAACTTCCCTGGTAAATGCCGTCATGGGACGCATGGTTGGTCAGGTGGATGCACCGATGGGTACAACCCAAGTTGGGGAAACTTATTGTCTGCGGTTGAAGGGATTAGAACGCAAGATTTTAATTACGGATACGCCGGGAATTTTAGAAGCGGGTGTGGCGGGGACGGAACGCGAACAAATGGCGCGAGAACTGGCGACGGCAGCAGATTTACTGTTGTTTGTGGTGGATAATGATTTACGACGCTCCGAATATGAGCCACTACGCGGATTAGCAGAAATTGGGAAGCGATCGCTCCTAGTTCTCAACAAAACTGATTTATATACAGATGAAGATAAAGAAGCCATCCTCGCTAGGTTGCGTCAGCGGGTGCGGGGATTTATTGCTACTAATGATGTAGTGGCGATCGCTGCGAATCCCCAATCTGCACAACTAGAAACTGGTGAACCCTTCCAGCCAGAGGCGGATATTGTTCCTTTGCTGCGGCGCATGGCTGCTGTTTTACGCGCCGAAGGTGAAGATTTGGTGGCAGATAACATTCTTTTACAATCTCTCCGATTGGGAGACGAGGCGCGAAAACTCATTGATGGCCAGCGCCGTCGCCAAGCTGACAAAATCGTAGAACGCTTTCAATGGATTGGTGCTGGTGTGGTTTCAGTTACGCCTATACCAGTAGTAGATTTATTAGCAACCGCCGCCGTCAATGCTCAAATGGTCGTAGAAATTGGTCGAGTCTATGGCTGTGAATTGAATATGGAAAGGGGACGAGAATTAGCCCTTTCTTTAGCAAAAACCATTGCCAGTTTAGGCATTGTCAAAGGCGCAATTCAATTATTGTCTACAGCTTTGCAACTTAATGTTGCCACCTTTATTATTGGGAGAGCAATTCAAGGTGTCACCGCAGCTTATTTAACGCGAATTGCTGGTAAAAGCTTTATTGAATATTTCCGTCATGACCAAGATTGGGGTGATGGCGGAATGACAGAAGTTGTCCAGCGACAGTTTCAAATTAATCGCAGAGATGAATTTATTAAGGCTTTTATTCAAGAAGCGATCGCCAGAGTAGTGAAGCCGTTACAAGATAAATCTGAAGTAGTTGAACATGATGAAGAAGTCCAGGATTAA
- a CDS encoding sensor histidine kinase, with protein MTATPKLRYSNWVKQVFYQLSIRQKIVCGYGLALGIAVLGTTAGLVIGDRYFQQARQQMILADEEGSLLSSLQGELLEIQIHQQEIVPFLQQPQALQRGISNFKSDLAEAETLLSQAQEFSQTNFQGDLHLLLIKHNNSIAVYFEQLRSLIRQILPLSSQPQGAFKAQQLISKFSQSQDALKFYQFAHELTEFAKTVREDQEKADIVRDRAALIQAQIIIGSMLLSVAIAAILAFYTSSIIARPINAVTNIAQRVTQEANFDLQVPVTTEDEVGALASSLNQLIQQVKHLLEEQEAENQARLIQSEKMSSLGRMLAGVAHEINNPINFISGNLVHAKTYTDDLLALLQTYQTEVPHLSPALETLAEEIDLEFLLADLPKLFNSMKVGADRTREIVRSLKDFSRLDEGEVQLVELHACLDSTLLILNNRLKNGISLVRNYGDIPTIPGYTGLLYQVFMNLLSNAIDTVEEKAAQNPEFSPEITITTERCQNNWVIVRIADNGCGISPENLHKIFETFFTTKPRGIGTGLGLAIAYQIVVEKHRGKISCESELDRGTEFAITLPISHA; from the coding sequence ATGACTGCTACACCTAAATTAAGATACTCCAACTGGGTTAAACAAGTATTTTACCAGCTGAGTATTCGGCAAAAAATTGTTTGTGGGTACGGACTGGCTTTGGGAATTGCAGTTTTAGGAACAACAGCAGGGTTGGTAATAGGCGATCGCTATTTCCAACAAGCTAGACAACAAATGATCTTGGCAGATGAAGAAGGAAGTTTGTTAAGTAGTTTACAAGGAGAATTGTTAGAAATACAGATTCACCAGCAAGAAATCGTGCCTTTTTTACAGCAGCCACAAGCCTTGCAAAGAGGAATTTCTAATTTCAAAAGCGATTTAGCCGAAGCCGAAACATTGCTTTCTCAGGCGCAGGAATTTAGTCAAACCAATTTCCAAGGAGATTTACATCTTCTGCTCATCAAGCATAATAACTCCATAGCCGTATATTTTGAGCAACTGAGGTCGCTAATTCGACAAATTTTGCCATTAAGTTCACAGCCACAGGGAGCATTCAAAGCGCAGCAATTAATCTCTAAATTCAGTCAAAGTCAGGATGCTCTGAAGTTTTATCAATTTGCCCATGAGTTAACTGAGTTTGCCAAAACAGTTCGAGAAGATCAAGAGAAAGCTGATATAGTCCGAGATCGGGCTGCACTCATACAAGCTCAGATTATTATTGGTAGTATGCTGCTGTCAGTGGCGATCGCCGCAATCCTTGCTTTCTACACAAGTAGTATCATTGCCCGTCCTATTAACGCAGTCACAAATATTGCCCAAAGAGTTACCCAAGAAGCCAATTTTGATTTGCAAGTACCTGTGACTACAGAAGATGAAGTTGGTGCATTAGCTAGTTCTCTTAATCAGCTAATTCAACAGGTGAAGCACCTTTTAGAAGAACAAGAAGCCGAGAACCAAGCACGACTAATTCAAAGTGAGAAAATGTCTAGTTTAGGACGGATGTTGGCTGGTGTCGCCCACGAAATTAATAACCCAATAAATTTTATTTCTGGCAACCTCGTACATGCGAAAACTTATACTGACGATTTATTAGCGCTACTGCAAACATATCAAACCGAAGTTCCTCACCTTTCACCTGCTTTGGAAACTTTAGCAGAAGAAATCGATTTAGAGTTTTTGTTAGCAGATTTACCAAAACTCTTTAACTCCATGAAAGTTGGTGCTGACCGCACACGAGAAATAGTCCGAAGTTTAAAAGATTTCTCTCGCTTAGATGAAGGGGAAGTGCAGTTAGTAGAGTTACACGCTTGTTTAGATAGTACACTATTAATTTTGAACAATCGCCTGAAAAATGGTATTAGCCTTGTTCGTAACTATGGAGATATTCCAACAATTCCAGGCTATACAGGTTTACTTTATCAGGTATTTATGAATCTTTTAAGCAATGCGATCGATACTGTGGAGGAAAAAGCAGCACAGAATCCAGAATTTTCACCTGAAATTACTATTACCACAGAACGCTGTCAGAATAATTGGGTGATAGTGCGAATTGCAGACAATGGTTGTGGTATTTCACCAGAAAATCTGCATAAAATATTTGAAACATTTTTCACCACCAAACCGCGGGGTATTGGTACTGGTTTGGGGTTAGCGATCGCATATCAGATTGTGGTAGAAAAACATCGAGGTAAAATTAGCTGCGAGTCTGAGTTAGATCGAGGTACAGAGTTTGCCATCACTCTGCCAATTTCTCACGCTTAA
- a CDS encoding DUF937 domain-containing protein, giving the protein MGLFDQILGAVTNPNQQGSLGQLGSIINTVNQLSDRTGADPSTIQSVLSIVGSQVRSALQNKQATDGNEAAQTLVNQYAGTSPNLQAVDSLFSPGIQQQVAEIAAQRTGLDAGMIQQLLPVAVPLVLNFLQSGANAQNSQAGGNPVLNSFLDADGDGDVDIADALQMAGRYIRQ; this is encoded by the coding sequence ATGGGACTTTTCGATCAAATACTCGGTGCTGTTACTAATCCCAATCAACAGGGTAGCTTAGGTCAACTAGGAAGTATTATTAACACTGTAAATCAACTGAGCGATCGCACTGGTGCAGATCCATCCACCATCCAATCAGTTTTGTCAATTGTGGGTAGTCAAGTTCGTTCTGCTTTACAAAACAAGCAAGCCACAGATGGTAACGAAGCCGCACAAACTCTAGTAAATCAATATGCTGGTACTTCTCCTAACCTCCAAGCAGTCGATTCGCTATTTTCTCCGGGTATACAACAGCAAGTAGCTGAAATTGCAGCCCAACGCACAGGGTTAGATGCTGGTATGATTCAACAATTGTTGCCTGTAGCAGTACCTTTAGTACTAAATTTTTTACAATCGGGCGCAAATGCTCAAAATTCGCAAGCTGGCGGAAATCCCGTACTAAATTCCTTCTTAGATGCTGACGGCGATGGTGATGTGGATATCGCCGACGCCCTACAAATGGCCGGGCGTTACATCAGACAATAA
- a CDS encoding pyridoxamine 5'-phosphate oxidase family protein: MAKLFDCITEELQGFIAAQHIFFVGSAPLSSTGHINLSPKGLDCFRILSPNRVGYIDLTGSSNETSAHLEENGRITFMFCAFEEPACILRLYGQGNTILPNSPDWNSLYYLFPEIPGTRQIIVADIQEVQTSCGFGVPLYEYRGQRQTLVNWASKKGEQGVREYQQQKNLVSLDGLSTPLSKLF, from the coding sequence ATGGCTAAACTTTTTGACTGTATTACTGAAGAACTGCAAGGCTTCATTGCTGCCCAACACATTTTTTTTGTTGGCTCTGCACCCTTGAGTTCCACAGGTCATATTAACCTGTCTCCTAAAGGTTTGGATTGCTTTCGCATCCTTTCTCCCAATCGAGTAGGTTATATAGATCTTACAGGCAGTAGTAACGAAACTTCCGCCCATTTAGAAGAAAATGGGCGAATTACTTTCATGTTTTGCGCTTTTGAGGAACCTGCTTGTATCCTGCGTCTTTATGGTCAAGGAAATACGATTTTACCGAATTCTCCTGACTGGAACTCACTGTACTATCTATTTCCAGAAATACCTGGAACTCGTCAAATTATCGTTGCCGATATCCAAGAAGTACAGACCTCCTGTGGTTTTGGCGTACCACTCTATGAATATCGAGGTCAGCGCCAAACTCTAGTAAACTGGGCTAGTAAAAAAGGCGAACAAGGAGTTAGAGAATATCAACAGCAGAAAAATCTCGTCAGCCTTGATGGTTTATCGACTCCACTAAGTAAATTATTTTAA
- a CDS encoding GNAT family N-acetyltransferase has product MNYSICPLTEKDEPFLWQMLYEAAHMGNEGNLTVQDAMNHPDLAKYVKNWGCKDDSGFVAILESSNQPVGAAWLRLFTGDNKGYGYISDRTPELAIAILPEHRNQGIGTQLLKHLLAAAKTSYPSISLSTRATNPALALYKRLGFEVVPGSETINRVGGISFTMKIDL; this is encoded by the coding sequence ATGAATTATTCTATTTGTCCACTCACAGAAAAAGACGAGCCTTTTCTGTGGCAAATGCTTTACGAAGCAGCGCATATGGGAAACGAAGGAAATTTGACAGTGCAGGATGCAATGAATCATCCTGATTTAGCAAAATATGTAAAAAATTGGGGATGTAAAGATGATAGTGGCTTTGTTGCTATTTTGGAAAGTAGTAATCAGCCAGTAGGAGCCGCATGGCTGCGTTTATTTACAGGTGACAATAAAGGATATGGTTATATTAGCGATCGCACTCCTGAATTAGCAATAGCAATTCTCCCTGAACATCGAAATCAAGGCATAGGAACACAGCTACTCAAGCATTTATTAGCAGCAGCCAAAACATCATACCCATCAATATCCCTCAGTACTAGAGCGACAAATCCCGCCTTAGCTTTATATAAAAGATTAGGTTTTGAAGTCGTCCCCGGTAGCGAAACAATCAACCGAGTTGGCGGAATCTCTTTCACAATGAAAATTGATTTATGA